The window GTTCCAGTAAAACATTATTTTGTCTGTTAGTAGATATACTTTGTGATCATTCGATAAGCACCATATCCACTGCCCATAAAGATTGTGCTTCATGAGTTATGTATTCTGATCCAGGATCTCAAGACATTCATCAAATGTCATGGTCTGCTGTTCACCCTTTGCAAGATTCTTAAGCGTGACCTTTCCTGCTGCCACCTCTTTTGAACCAAGAATGATTGCATAGTCTGCATTCCATTTATCCGCAAAATTTAGCTGTGATTTGAGGTTGCGCCCCATTATATCAAGATATGTCTTATAACGCGTTCTCAGAATCTTTGAGATCCTCACTCCTTCTTCCCTCACATCATCGGTTGGTACAACAGCAATTCTAAGCTTTTTCTCAACTTCAGGCTCAAATATCTCCATTATCCTGTCAAATCCGATCGCAAAACCGGTCGAAGGAATATCAGGACCTCCAAATAGTGGTATCAACCGATACGACCCTCCTCCACAGACCTGATTCTCTGCACCAAGCCCTTCAGCATAGATCTCAAAGACGATCCCTGTGTAATACTCAAGACCCCTTGCAACACCAGGATTAAGCTGATACTCCACACCATAGCAATCGAGCAGAAGAAGAACTTTTCTCAGGTGGTCAAGCTCAGGGGTTTCTCCAATTATCTCACTGATCTCATCACATGATCGTGAAGATATCAGATCAAAGAGTTTGTCTGCGAGATCAGGATCAAGGGCTTCTTTCAGACCTTCTTCATCATTTTTATCCATCAATCGCATGATGGCAGCCTGTTCATCAGCTGTCAAACTTTCAAGCACGCTCCGTACAAGCTCAAGATTTCCGATATGAAGTGCAGTCCTCACTCCAGTCTCATTCATGATCGCCGAAGCAAGCGCGATAACCTCTGCCTCAGCCTCTGGTGTCTCTGTTCCGATTATCTCGCATCCAAACTGCCAGAACTCCCTGAACCTGCCGCGCTGCGGTCTTTCATATCTGAAACAGTTTCCGAAGTAGTAGAACTTGAGTGGTATTGGTGCATTTTTCAGTTCATTTATGTACATCCTGACAACAGGGGCTGTGAGCTCGGGCCTGAGTGCCAGGTCCCTCCCACCCCTGTCTTTGAATGCATAGAGTTCTTCACTGATCGCTTCACCTGATTTCAGCGTGAAAAGCTCAAGATGCTCGAAAGTCGGTGTCGCGATCTCGTCATATCCCCATCGCTCAAATACCGATCGCATCCGTCCCTCAAGATCTCGTCGCCGCGCCATTGTATCAGGCAGGAAATCTCGTGTGCCTCTGGGTCTTGAGATCATTGTTTGGTAAGAGATTGGAAGATGGATAAAAAGTTATTTATCGATCACCTCAATGCTTTTTAGAAACAGTTCATTACATATCCTTTGGTGGCAGCCGTGGCGAAACGAAATAATTTCCCGATATTTTTGGCTTTAACATGCACATACGCGCTATTCATCTTCTTCCTGTCTTCTCTATCCTCGCCACCAACCCCATCAAATGTGGGTTTCTTCATCGAGCTTGTGAAGGAAGTTATGAACTTGCTTGAAGGTCTCGGGCTTGAGTTTCTCCTCTATCCTTTTTATGCTGTATATCTGTATCCAGACAAGTTCATGCATGCTCTTCTATACATGGGCTTTGGTCTTCTATTGAATATGACCTTTCGGAATGCGAAGAATGCGGATTTGAGCAGGTACCCTGCTTTTGCTGCAGTTATAATCGGTACATTTTATGCTCTCACGGATGAGTTTCATCAGTCTTTTGTACCGTATCGCAACCCGAGCCTGACGGATCTTCTTGCAGATTTTACTGGTTTGGTACTTGCTCAACTTCTCATTCTCGTTTATCCTGGCATCCTGAAGCTGTTAAGCAAGAAAGGCAGGAAGAGGAGAAACAGTATAACCACCAGAAGGTATAAATAAGTTTTGTGATATATTTTGCACGAGGGGTATTCGTGAAGGGAT of the Candidatus Syntrophoarchaeum caldarius genome contains:
- a CDS encoding histidyl-tRNA synthetase produces the protein MISRPRGTRDFLPDTMARRRDLEGRMRSVFERWGYDEIATPTFEHLELFTLKSGEAISEELYAFKDRGGRDLALRPELTAPVVRMYINELKNAPIPLKFYYFGNCFRYERPQRGRFREFWQFGCEIIGTETPEAEAEVIALASAIMNETGVRTALHIGNLELVRSVLESLTADEQAAIMRLMDKNDEEGLKEALDPDLADKLFDLISSRSCDEISEIIGETPELDHLRKVLLLLDCYGVEYQLNPGVARGLEYYTGIVFEIYAEGLGAENQVCGGGSYRLIPLFGGPDIPSTGFAIGFDRIMEIFEPEVEKKLRIAVVPTDDVREEGVRISKILRTRYKTYLDIMGRNLKSQLNFADKWNADYAIILGSKEVAAGKVTLKNLAKGEQQTMTFDECLEILDQNT
- a CDS encoding VanZ like protein, producing MGFFIELVKEVMNLLEGLGLEFLLYPFYAVYLYPDKFMHALLYMGFGLLLNMTFRNAKNADLSRYPAFAAVIIGTFYALTDEFHQSFVPYRNPSLTDLLADFTGLVLAQLLILVYPGILKLLSKKGRKRRNSITTRRYK